From Streptomyces sp. NBC_01754, a single genomic window includes:
- a CDS encoding RNA degradosome polyphosphate kinase produces the protein MSQQPSSEVPVPTAQPSVGSLAAQRPHAVAGASVPAGLSTAAELDPGLDNDPDTYEPDDGDELPQGRFLDRERSWLAFNERVLELAEDPATPLMERVNFLAIFASNLDEFFMVRVAGLKRRIATGVATRSASGLQPREVLDLIWNRSRELMARHAACYQQDVAPALRDEGIQLVRRPELTEKEQARLFTFFRQRVFPVLTPLAVDPAHPFPYISGLSLNLAVVVRNPVSGHRHFARVKVPPLLTRFLEASPQRYVPMEDVIAAHLEELFPGMEVLAHHMFRVTRNEDLEVEEDDAENLLQALEKELMRRRFGPPVRLEVEESIDPYVLDLLVRELKISEAELFPLPGPLDLTGLFGIASLDRPELKYPKFVAGTHRDLAEVESASAPDVFAALRERDVLLHHPYDSFSTSVQAFLEQAAGDPDVLAIKQTLYRTSGDSPIVDALIDAAESGKQVLVLVELKARFDEQANIKWARKLEESGCHVVYGLVGLKTHCKLSLVVRQEGDTLRRYSHVGTGNYHPKTARLYEDLGLLTADPQVGADLSDLFNRLSGYSRRETYRRLLVAPKSLRDGLIARIGKEVTHHRAGRPAYVRVKVNSMVDEAVIDACYRASQAGVPVDIWVRGICALRPGVPGLSENVRVRSVLGRFLEHSRVFVFGNGGEPEVWLGSADMMHRNLDRRIEALVRVTDPAHRAALSRLLETGMSDTTSSWHLGPDGDWTRHSTDGDGRPLRHVQEMLIDARRRRRATP, from the coding sequence ATGAGCCAGCAGCCCAGCTCCGAGGTCCCGGTCCCGACCGCCCAGCCGTCGGTCGGCTCCCTCGCCGCCCAGCGGCCCCACGCCGTCGCCGGCGCCTCGGTGCCCGCCGGCCTGTCCACGGCCGCCGAGCTGGACCCCGGCCTGGACAACGACCCGGACACCTACGAACCGGACGACGGGGACGAGCTGCCGCAGGGCCGTTTCCTGGACCGCGAACGCAGCTGGCTCGCGTTCAACGAACGCGTTCTGGAACTCGCCGAGGACCCCGCCACCCCCCTCATGGAACGGGTCAACTTCCTCGCGATCTTCGCCTCCAACCTGGACGAGTTCTTCATGGTCCGGGTGGCCGGCCTCAAGCGCCGCATCGCGACCGGGGTCGCCACCCGGTCCGCGTCCGGACTACAGCCCCGCGAGGTCCTCGACCTGATCTGGAACCGCTCGCGCGAGCTCATGGCCCGGCACGCCGCCTGCTACCAGCAGGACGTGGCGCCCGCGCTCCGGGACGAGGGCATCCAACTGGTCCGCCGGCCCGAGCTGACCGAGAAGGAACAGGCCCGCCTCTTCACCTTCTTCCGGCAGCGGGTCTTCCCCGTGCTGACCCCGCTGGCCGTCGACCCGGCGCACCCCTTCCCGTACATCTCCGGCCTCTCGCTCAACCTCGCCGTCGTCGTACGCAACCCGGTCAGCGGCCACCGCCACTTCGCCCGGGTCAAGGTGCCGCCGCTGCTCACCCGCTTCCTGGAGGCGTCCCCGCAGCGCTACGTCCCGATGGAGGACGTCATCGCCGCCCACCTCGAAGAGCTCTTCCCCGGTATGGAGGTGCTCGCCCACCACATGTTCCGGGTCACCAGGAACGAGGACCTGGAGGTCGAGGAGGACGACGCGGAGAACCTGCTCCAGGCGCTGGAGAAGGAGCTCATGCGGCGCCGCTTCGGCCCGCCGGTCCGGCTGGAGGTCGAGGAGTCCATCGACCCCTACGTCCTGGACCTCCTCGTGCGCGAGCTGAAGATCTCCGAGGCCGAGCTGTTCCCGCTGCCCGGCCCGCTCGACCTCACCGGGCTGTTCGGCATAGCGTCCCTGGACCGGCCGGAGCTGAAGTACCCCAAGTTCGTGGCCGGCACCCACCGCGACCTCGCCGAGGTGGAGTCCGCCTCGGCGCCCGACGTCTTCGCCGCCCTGCGCGAACGCGACGTGCTGCTGCACCACCCGTACGACTCGTTCTCCACCTCCGTCCAGGCCTTCCTGGAACAGGCGGCGGGCGACCCGGACGTCCTCGCGATCAAGCAGACCCTGTACCGGACCTCCGGCGACTCCCCGATAGTGGACGCCCTCATCGACGCCGCCGAGTCCGGCAAGCAGGTCCTCGTCCTCGTCGAGCTCAAGGCCCGCTTCGACGAGCAGGCCAACATCAAGTGGGCCCGCAAGCTGGAGGAGTCCGGCTGCCACGTCGTCTACGGCCTCGTCGGCCTCAAGACCCACTGCAAGCTGTCGCTCGTCGTCCGCCAGGAGGGCGACACCCTGCGCCGCTACTCGCACGTCGGCACCGGCAACTACCATCCCAAGACCGCCCGGCTCTACGAGGACCTCGGGCTGCTCACCGCCGACCCCCAGGTCGGCGCGGACCTCTCCGACCTCTTCAACCGGCTCTCCGGCTACTCGCGCCGCGAGACCTACCGCCGGCTGCTGGTCGCCCCGAAGTCCCTGCGCGACGGGCTGATCGCCCGGATCGGCAAAGAGGTCACCCACCACCGCGCCGGACGTCCCGCCTACGTCCGCGTCAAGGTCAACTCCATGGTCGACGAGGCGGTCATCGACGCCTGCTACCGGGCCTCCCAGGCCGGTGTGCCGGTCGACATCTGGGTACGCGGCATCTGCGCCCTCCGCCCCGGCGTCCCCGGGCTCTCCGAGAACGTCCGGGTCCGCTCCGTCCTCGGACGCTTCCTGGAACACTCCCGGGTCTTCGTCTTCGGCAACGGCGGCGAGCCCGAAGTCTGGCTCGGCAGCGCCGACATGATGCACCGCAACCTCGACCGCCGGATCGAGGCCCTGGTACGCGTCACCGACCCCGCCCACCGGGCCGCCCTCAGCCGGCTCCTGGAGACCGGCATGTCCGACACCACCTCCTCCTGGCACCTCGGCCCCGACGGCGACTGGACCCGGCACTCCACGGACGGGGACGGCCGGCCGCTGCGGCACGTGCAGGAGATGCTCATCGACGCCCGGAGGCGCCGGCGTGCGACGCCCTGA